In Sedimenticola thiotaurini, the following proteins share a genomic window:
- a CDS encoding CbbQ/NirQ/NorQ/GpvN family protein — protein MRTFKLDEYRIDDEPYYQPTGDEIELFEAAYRNQLPVLLKGPTGCGKTRFMEYMAWRLKRPLITVSCHDDLTASDLVGRYLIKGGETSWIDGPLTQAVKAGGICYLDEIVEARKDTMVVIHPLADDRRVLPIEKLGTLIEADPEFAIAISYNPGYQSVLKDLKQSTRQRFIALEFDYPDATLETEIVVRESGLERELAGRLVKFAGMTRNLKGSGLEEGASTRLLVHAAKLMAAGVNPVSACQGAIAQALTDDPEMLASVNELSSSLF, from the coding sequence ATGCGCACCTTCAAACTGGATGAGTACCGGATCGATGATGAACCCTATTACCAGCCGACCGGCGATGAGATTGAGCTGTTTGAAGCAGCCTATCGCAATCAACTGCCGGTGCTGCTGAAGGGTCCGACCGGCTGCGGCAAGACCCGCTTCATGGAGTACATGGCGTGGCGACTGAAACGCCCCCTGATCACCGTCTCCTGCCACGATGACCTGACCGCCTCCGACCTGGTGGGTCGCTACCTGATCAAAGGGGGAGAAACCAGCTGGATCGACGGTCCTCTGACCCAGGCGGTGAAGGCGGGCGGCATCTGTTACCTGGACGAGATCGTCGAGGCCCGCAAAGACACCATGGTGGTGATCCATCCCCTGGCGGATGACCGCCGGGTATTGCCGATCGAGAAGCTCGGCACCCTGATCGAGGCCGATCCGGAGTTCGCCATCGCCATCTCCTACAACCCCGGTTACCAGAGTGTGCTGAAGGATCTGAAACAGAGCACCCGGCAGCGCTTTATCGCCCTGGAGTTCGACTACCCCGACGCCACCCTGGAGACCGAAATAGTGGTACGGGAGTCCGGCCTGGAGCGGGAACTGGCCGGGCGCCTGGTAAAATTCGCCGGCATGACCCGCAACCTCAAGGGCAGCGGTCTCGAGGAGGGGGCCAGCACCCGCCTGCTGGTACATGCCGCCAAGCTGATGGCGGCCGGCGTCAACCCGGTCTCCGCCTGCCAGGGCGCCATTGCCCAGGCGCTGACCGACGACCCGGAGATGCTCGCCTCGGTGAACGAGCTCTCCTCGTCACTGTTCTGA
- a CDS encoding nitric oxide reductase activation protein NorD, with amino-acid sequence MPAPRPLAEIRHLLDELLEVEFSFRDTAAPAAAIAELPGPRQAQLISWIQRVASTHVELGYQVACQGVEAQALMEPDTFEAWIFHSMDRYDAEGLRPALLAIEQYRQFAEQQQARRRGALLLDHEGVLSRFLQGLSGRPLKLASADRIYTDSETLYLPPLFSLLPSPAQNFQHYKATCALLWAQIQFGSFRPLLEIPSPEPDLLQLYHALEMLRLEARLKRTLPGLYRELEQTRLILQEPDLPAPWQALSVKLSAPDMRARDTLELARQQLGRLTPYPPRHLPVTLDLEAVRICMAARIEKERARFKVALNSVLEELQRNSPAEQPQQRRFSKRQQPDTDAPEGFTTEILLDDMPAPLPDQVQALQRSILLDLGEIPDEYLQPAGPGEYDATLLQDQNRDADDVWRGSYHEEGAHLYDEWDFQRRHYRKQWCAVREREVTPRHDDFVARTLEKYHGLIKHLRKTFEAMRHENRLLKRQPQGDDVDIDALVEALSDAHLGFEMTDRLLTRMQRDERDIAVIFMVDMSGSTKGWINDAERESLLLLCEALESLGDRYAIYGFSGMTRKRCELFHIKYFEEPYGELVRARISGIEPQDYTRMGFAIRHLSKILQATDAKTRILITLSDGKPDDYDSYRGQYGIEDTRRALIEARRSGIHPYCITIDEEARDYLPHLYGPAAYSVVDDVRTLPLKVSDIYRRLTT; translated from the coding sequence ATGCCTGCCCCACGCCCGTTGGCCGAAATCCGGCACCTGCTGGACGAATTGCTGGAAGTGGAGTTTTCGTTCCGCGACACGGCAGCTCCGGCAGCGGCCATTGCCGAACTCCCCGGCCCGCGCCAGGCACAGTTGATCAGCTGGATTCAGCGGGTTGCCAGCACCCACGTGGAGCTCGGTTACCAGGTCGCCTGCCAGGGTGTGGAAGCCCAGGCACTGATGGAACCGGACACCTTCGAGGCGTGGATTTTTCACAGCATGGACCGTTACGACGCCGAGGGGTTGCGTCCGGCCCTGCTGGCCATCGAACAGTACCGGCAATTTGCCGAACAGCAGCAGGCACGCCGGCGCGGCGCACTGCTGCTGGATCATGAAGGGGTACTGAGCCGTTTTTTACAGGGCTTGTCGGGACGACCGCTCAAACTGGCCAGCGCCGACCGCATCTATACCGACAGCGAAACGCTCTATCTGCCGCCGCTATTCTCCCTGTTACCCAGTCCGGCACAGAATTTCCAACACTACAAGGCCACCTGCGCCCTGCTCTGGGCCCAGATCCAGTTCGGCTCCTTCCGGCCGCTGCTGGAGATCCCGTCACCCGAACCCGATCTGCTGCAGCTCTATCACGCCCTGGAGATGCTGCGCCTGGAAGCGCGCCTGAAACGCACCCTGCCGGGCCTCTACCGGGAGCTGGAACAGACCCGGTTAATTCTGCAGGAGCCGGACCTGCCCGCCCCCTGGCAAGCGCTCTCCGTAAAGCTTTCAGCGCCCGACATGCGCGCCCGGGACACCCTGGAACTGGCCCGGCAACAACTGGGCCGGCTCACCCCCTATCCGCCCCGACACCTCCCGGTCACCCTGGACCTGGAGGCGGTCAGGATCTGTATGGCGGCCCGTATCGAAAAGGAACGGGCCCGTTTCAAGGTGGCGCTGAACTCGGTACTGGAGGAGTTGCAACGCAACAGCCCGGCGGAACAGCCGCAGCAGCGCCGCTTCAGCAAACGGCAACAACCCGACACCGACGCACCGGAGGGTTTCACGACCGAGATCCTGCTGGACGATATGCCGGCGCCCCTGCCGGACCAGGTGCAGGCGCTGCAACGCTCCATCCTGCTGGACCTGGGGGAGATCCCGGATGAATACCTGCAACCGGCAGGTCCCGGCGAGTACGATGCCACCCTGTTACAGGATCAGAACCGGGATGCGGACGATGTGTGGCGCGGCAGCTATCATGAGGAGGGGGCGCACCTCTACGACGAGTGGGACTTCCAGCGGCGCCACTACCGCAAACAGTGGTGCGCGGTGCGGGAAAGGGAAGTGACCCCGCGCCACGATGATTTCGTTGCCCGGACCCTGGAAAAATACCACGGTCTGATCAAGCATCTGCGCAAAACCTTCGAAGCGATGCGCCACGAGAACCGGCTGCTGAAACGCCAGCCTCAGGGGGATGATGTGGATATCGACGCCCTGGTGGAGGCGCTGTCGGACGCCCACCTGGGATTCGAGATGACGGACCGCCTGCTGACCCGGATGCAGCGCGACGAACGGGACATCGCGGTGATCTTCATGGTGGATATGAGCGGCTCCACCAAGGGCTGGATCAACGACGCGGAACGGGAGTCCCTGCTGCTGCTGTGCGAAGCGCTGGAGAGCCTGGGTGACCGTTACGCTATCTACGGTTTTTCCGGCATGACCCGCAAACGCTGCGAGCTGTTCCATATTAAATATTTTGAAGAGCCCTATGGCGAGCTTGTCCGGGCCCGCATCAGCGGCATCGAGCCCCAGGACTACACCCGCATGGGTTTTGCCATCCGCCACCTGAGCAAGATCCTGCAGGCCACTGATGCCAAAACCCGCATCCTCATCACCCTCTCCGACGGCAAACCGGATGACTACGACAGCTACCGCGGCCAGTACGGCATCGAAGATACCCGCCGTGCTCTGATCGAGGCCCGCCGCAGCGGCATCCATCCCTACTGCATCACCATCGATGAGGAGGCCCGGGACTACCTGCCTCACCTGTACGGTCCGGCCGCCTACAGCGTGGTGGATGATGTGCGGACCCTGCCGCTGAAGGTTTCCGACATCTACCGCCGGCTCACCACCTGA
- the rnk gene encoding nucleoside diphosphate kinase regulator has product MEKRPNIILTSQDLDRLQALLDSLPDDSFPGKDELQTELDRADVVAPEEVSPDVVTMNSQVRFALESGEEFCLTLVYPKDMDGSADKISILAPVGSALLGLSVGDHIEWPRPGGGVTKVQIVEIIYQPERAGEYFR; this is encoded by the coding sequence ATGGAAAAACGACCCAATATCATTCTGACATCACAGGATCTGGATCGCCTGCAAGCGCTGCTCGACAGCTTGCCCGACGACAGTTTTCCGGGCAAGGACGAACTGCAGACGGAACTCGATCGCGCCGATGTGGTGGCACCGGAAGAGGTATCACCGGACGTAGTCACCATGAACAGCCAGGTTCGCTTTGCCCTGGAGTCGGGTGAAGAGTTCTGCCTGACCCTGGTCTACCCCAAGGATATGGACGGCAGTGCGGATAAAATCTCCATCCTGGCACCGGTCGGCAGCGCACTGCTGGGGCTCTCCGTGGGCGACCATATCGAATGGCCCCGACCCGGTGGTGGGGTTACTAAAGTTCAAATCGTGGAGATTATCTACCAACCGGAGAGGGCCGGCGAATACTTCCGATAA
- a CDS encoding cation:proton antiporter gives MHLDTFIFSALLLLAVTSVAVTLFRHLGLGSILGLLIAGVVVGPHSPGPYVTAHVDDVRRFTELGVVLLMFVIGLEMRPTRLWSMRRYLFGLGSLQILLVGLAITLYVSMGIDSWPTALLIGLTLALSSTAFVMQLLQERGELASRHGSGTFAILLMQDLAVVPLLAMVPLLSEHTAISSGIPMWQQLLILLGMFAVLWLFGLKVVPMALEWLARHDNREAFLLVVLLAVFFAAWMMHQAGLSMALGAFIMGMLLSGSNYNMQVRAFIEPYKGLLMSLFFVAVGMSIDLGALMERPLVFIGHTAVLIGIKLVVLFPLAIAFGYNRIEATRITFLLAQAGEFGFVLFGSALALKVIDDQVFVMAVAVISLSMLFTPLLVRLGDLLARYLEKRTPNASVTIAKGLELEERSVLIGGYGRVGHTVATLLQTSGIPFIAFDTNPENVKRGKSNGHAVMYGDISDPDLLAAAHAERSSLVVLTIDQGPTAMRAVSHFRNTYPRIPVIARARDLESSARLLKAGATQAFPEAIEASLRLGAEALKMVGTAEDNVELLMDGIRSGGYQMVQEEKEDAA, from the coding sequence GTGCATCTGGATACCTTCATTTTTTCCGCCCTGTTGTTACTCGCTGTCACCTCGGTGGCTGTGACTCTATTCCGTCATCTGGGCCTGGGATCGATACTGGGATTACTTATTGCCGGTGTGGTCGTAGGCCCCCACTCACCCGGTCCTTACGTAACGGCACACGTGGATGATGTGCGCCGCTTTACTGAACTGGGCGTGGTGCTGCTGATGTTTGTTATCGGACTGGAGATGCGTCCTACCCGACTCTGGTCCATGCGACGCTACCTGTTCGGTCTCGGCTCCCTGCAGATCCTGCTGGTGGGACTGGCCATTACCCTCTATGTCTCCATGGGTATCGACTCCTGGCCCACCGCACTGCTGATCGGGCTAACCCTGGCGCTCTCATCCACCGCCTTTGTCATGCAACTGCTGCAGGAGCGGGGCGAACTGGCCAGTCGCCACGGTTCGGGCACCTTCGCCATCCTCCTGATGCAGGACCTGGCGGTGGTGCCACTACTGGCCATGGTGCCCCTGCTATCGGAACATACCGCCATATCGTCAGGCATCCCGATGTGGCAACAGCTGCTGATCCTGTTGGGAATGTTCGCAGTACTCTGGCTGTTCGGCCTGAAGGTTGTGCCAATGGCACTGGAGTGGCTGGCCCGCCATGACAATCGGGAAGCATTCCTGCTGGTGGTGCTGCTGGCGGTCTTCTTCGCCGCCTGGATGATGCACCAGGCCGGCCTGTCGATGGCGCTGGGCGCCTTTATCATGGGCATGCTGCTGTCCGGTTCCAACTACAACATGCAGGTGCGCGCCTTCATCGAGCCCTACAAGGGCCTGCTGATGAGCCTGTTCTTCGTGGCGGTGGGCATGTCCATCGATTTGGGCGCCTTAATGGAGCGCCCGTTGGTATTTATCGGGCACACCGCAGTTCTGATCGGCATTAAGCTGGTGGTACTGTTCCCCCTGGCGATCGCCTTTGGTTACAACCGAATCGAAGCAACCCGCATCACCTTTCTGCTGGCCCAGGCCGGTGAGTTCGGCTTTGTGCTGTTCGGTTCCGCACTGGCGCTGAAAGTGATCGATGATCAGGTGTTTGTCATGGCGGTGGCGGTTATCTCCCTGAGCATGCTGTTCACCCCCCTGCTGGTGCGCCTGGGTGACTTGCTGGCCCGGTACCTGGAAAAACGCACACCCAATGCCAGCGTCACCATTGCCAAAGGGCTGGAACTGGAAGAGCGGAGTGTGTTGATTGGCGGCTATGGCCGTGTCGGCCACACGGTGGCCACCCTGCTGCAGACCAGCGGCATACCTTTTATCGCGTTCGATACCAATCCTGAGAACGTCAAGCGCGGCAAGTCCAATGGTCACGCCGTCATGTATGGTGATATTTCCGATCCCGATCTGTTGGCCGCCGCCCACGCGGAACGCTCATCCCTGGTGGTACTGACCATCGATCAGGGACCGACCGCCATGCGGGCAGTCTCCCATTTCCGTAACACCTATCCCCGTATTCCGGTGATTGCCCGCGCCCGGGACCTGGAATCGAGCGCCCGCCTGCTCAAGGCAGGGGCTACCCAGGCGTTCCCCGAGGCGATCGAAGCGAGTCTCCGGCTGGGGGCCGAGGCGCTGAAAATGGTCGGCACCGCCGAAGACAATGTTGAACTGCTGATGGATGGCATCCGCAGCGGCGGCTACCAGATGGTCCAGGAGGAGAAGGAAGACGCCGCCTGA
- a CDS encoding hydrolase, protein MEERIPTRDEAFQLLVTYTQTESLVRHGLAVEGVMRYFARQRGGDEEQWGIVGLVHDLDYDQFPEQHCIKTEQILREQQWPESYIRAVISHGWGICTDVEPLSDMEKVLYATDELTGLVTTTALVRPSKSILDLEAKSVLKKWKDKRFAAKVDRDIIDRGAAMLGMERRELVTQTILGMREVAEQINLQGTG, encoded by the coding sequence ATGGAAGAGCGAATTCCCACCCGGGACGAGGCATTTCAGTTGTTGGTCACCTACACCCAGACCGAGAGTCTGGTCAGGCATGGCCTGGCGGTGGAAGGGGTGATGCGTTACTTCGCCCGGCAGCGGGGCGGTGACGAAGAGCAGTGGGGCATCGTGGGGCTGGTGCATGATCTGGATTATGACCAGTTCCCCGAGCAGCACTGTATCAAAACCGAGCAGATACTGCGGGAACAGCAGTGGCCGGAGAGCTACATTCGGGCGGTCATCAGCCACGGCTGGGGCATCTGCACCGATGTGGAACCGCTCAGCGATATGGAAAAAGTCCTCTATGCCACCGATGAACTGACCGGGCTGGTCACCACCACCGCCCTGGTGCGTCCGTCAAAAAGCATCCTGGATCTGGAGGCCAAGTCGGTCCTGAAAAAGTGGAAGGACAAGCGCTTTGCCGCCAAGGTGGATCGCGACATTATCGATCGTGGCGCCGCCATGCTCGGTATGGAACGGCGGGAGTTGGTCACTCAGACCATCCTGGGTATGCGTGAGGTGGCGGAACAGATCAACCTGCAGGGCACAGGCTGA
- a CDS encoding gamma-butyrobetaine hydroxylase-like domain-containing protein has protein sequence MQPKTKPTDIILHNQSRTLELLFDNGERFQLPWEYLRVFSPSKEVRARFGKDRILVLDKQDVVLEKIKPIGNYAVKLYFSDGHNSGLYDWRFLYELGINQASYWQEHLDRVAQLDN, from the coding sequence ATGCAACCAAAGACCAAGCCGACCGATATTATTCTGCACAACCAATCCCGCACCCTGGAGCTGCTGTTTGATAACGGAGAACGTTTTCAGCTGCCCTGGGAGTACCTGCGGGTTTTCTCGCCCTCCAAGGAGGTCAGGGCCCGCTTCGGCAAAGATCGGATTCTGGTGCTGGACAAGCAGGATGTGGTGCTGGAGAAGATCAAACCGATCGGCAACTACGCCGTCAAACTCTATTTCAGTGACGGCCACAACTCAGGACTCTACGACTGGCGTTTCCTCTACGAACTGGGGATCAACCAGGCCTCCTACTGGCAAGAGCATCTGGACCGGGTGGCTCAGCTGGATAACTGA
- a CDS encoding MBL fold metallo-hydrolase, whose amino-acid sequence MQMRQLFDKNSSTYSYLLWDEKSREAVIIDPVLEQYERDTRLIGELELKLTWSLETHIHADHITSSGRLREQFGCHVGVHEHAQVSCADVWLKQDDQIRFGEHQLKVLYTPGHTDTDICYLADDRVFTGDTLLIRGSGRTDFQSGNAGQAYDSITGKLFVLPDHIPIYPAHDYNGMTSSTIGEEKRHNPRLANNQSREGYIQIMESMDLDKPQKMDVAVPGNQRCGISPNEGRVNQAGATRA is encoded by the coding sequence ATGCAGATGCGACAACTGTTTGACAAAAATTCCAGTACCTACAGTTACCTGCTGTGGGACGAGAAGAGCCGGGAGGCGGTGATTATCGATCCGGTACTGGAGCAGTATGAACGGGATACCCGGCTGATCGGCGAGTTGGAGCTGAAACTGACCTGGTCCCTGGAGACCCATATCCATGCCGATCACATCACCAGTAGCGGCCGGTTGCGGGAGCAGTTCGGTTGCCATGTTGGCGTCCATGAGCATGCCCAGGTCTCCTGTGCCGATGTCTGGCTGAAACAGGATGACCAGATCCGCTTTGGCGAGCATCAGCTGAAGGTGCTGTATACCCCGGGTCATACCGATACCGACATCTGTTACCTGGCAGATGACCGGGTATTCACCGGTGACACGCTGCTGATTCGCGGTAGCGGCCGCACCGATTTTCAGTCAGGTAATGCGGGCCAGGCGTATGATTCGATTACCGGCAAGCTGTTTGTATTACCCGACCATATCCCCATCTATCCGGCCCATGACTACAACGGCATGACCAGTTCCACCATCGGTGAGGAGAAGCGCCACAACCCCCGCCTGGCAAACAACCAGAGCCGGGAGGGTTATATACAGATCATGGAGAGTATGGATCTGGACAAGCCGCAAAAGATGGATGTGGCGGTGCCGGGTAATCAGCGCTGTGGTATCAGCCCGAACGAGGGGCGGGTCAACCAGGCGGGAGCGACAAGGGCTTAG
- a CDS encoding YceI family protein, whose amino-acid sequence MKKYLLASLLTVAGFALSGPVSAEHYVIDTQKAHAFIQFKISHLGYSWVLGRFNEFEGSFDYDEKNPSAATVSVTVNPASVDSNFAERDKHLRGPDFLNVDEFATATFKSTSYEVTGDNTGLLKGDLTLRGVTRPITIDVTQIGAGKDPWGGYRRGFEGTTRLTLADFGIPTNLGPASQEVELFLSVEGIRQ is encoded by the coding sequence ATGAAAAAATATCTTCTGGCTTCACTGCTCACGGTCGCCGGGTTTGCACTCTCCGGCCCGGTGTCGGCAGAGCATTATGTGATCGATACCCAGAAAGCCCACGCCTTTATCCAGTTCAAGATCTCCCATCTGGGCTACAGCTGGGTGCTGGGCCGTTTTAACGAGTTTGAGGGGAGCTTCGACTACGATGAGAAGAATCCTTCGGCGGCAACCGTATCGGTCACCGTCAATCCAGCCAGTGTGGATAGCAATTTTGCCGAACGGGACAAACATCTGCGCGGTCCCGACTTTCTTAATGTGGATGAGTTCGCCACGGCAACCTTCAAAAGCACCAGTTACGAAGTCACGGGGGACAACACGGGGCTGTTGAAGGGGGACCTGACCCTGCGCGGAGTCACCCGGCCGATCACCATTGATGTGACCCAGATTGGTGCCGGCAAGGATCCCTGGGGTGGTTATCGTCGGGGCTTCGAAGGAACCACCCGGCTGACCCTGGCGGATTTCGGTATACCCACCAACCTGGGGCCAGCCTCACAGGAGGTGGAGCTGTTCCTGTCGGTTGAGGGTATCCGCCAGTAG
- a CDS encoding cytochrome b translates to MMLGNSRQTYGVISVALHWLMALLVIGLFLLGLYMTGLDYYDPWYQSAPDIHRSLGIITLALLLFRLLWRLVTVQPEPVGNDPRILQRVAELVHWGFYLLLIAITVSGYLISTAGGRGIAVFDWFTVPALLPAIDNLEDSAGEVHWVLAVVTMVLVGMHTLAALKHHFIDRDSTLVRMLGRATRRSD, encoded by the coding sequence ATGATGTTGGGCAATAGCCGGCAAACCTATGGCGTTATCTCTGTCGCTCTGCATTGGTTGATGGCGTTGCTGGTGATCGGCCTGTTTCTGCTGGGACTCTATATGACCGGTCTGGACTACTATGATCCTTGGTACCAGTCGGCACCGGACATCCACCGCAGTCTCGGCATCATTACCCTGGCACTGCTGCTGTTCCGTCTGCTGTGGCGACTTGTCACCGTGCAGCCGGAGCCGGTCGGCAATGATCCCCGTATTCTGCAACGTGTGGCGGAGCTGGTGCATTGGGGGTTCTATCTGCTGCTGATTGCCATTACTGTCAGCGGCTATCTTATTTCAACCGCAGGCGGCCGCGGAATAGCGGTGTTCGATTGGTTCACCGTGCCGGCACTGCTACCGGCCATTGATAACCTGGAGGATAGCGCGGGCGAAGTTCATTGGGTGCTGGCCGTTGTCACGATGGTCCTGGTAGGTATGCATACCCTGGCCGCGCTCAAACACCATTTTATCGACCGGGATTCAACCCTGGTGCGGATGCTCGGCCGCGCGACCCGTCGGTCGGATTAA
- a CDS encoding winged helix-turn-helix domain-containing protein, producing the protein MKTKLRLQIRFNDTVIGPGKIALLESVAEHGSISAAGKACGMTFRRAWQLIETVQEALGQSLVETTVGGKGGGGATLTPFAEALIKQYRHVEQQANESAIPLFQLLNDTEQQADP; encoded by the coding sequence ATGAAAACAAAACTTCGACTGCAGATCCGCTTCAATGACACGGTGATCGGACCGGGCAAGATCGCCCTGCTGGAGTCGGTGGCTGAGCACGGCAGCATCTCCGCAGCGGGCAAGGCCTGTGGCATGACCTTCCGGCGCGCCTGGCAGCTCATAGAGACGGTCCAGGAGGCACTGGGACAATCGCTGGTGGAGACCACTGTCGGTGGAAAAGGGGGTGGCGGCGCGACACTGACCCCGTTTGCCGAAGCACTTATCAAGCAGTACCGGCATGTTGAACAGCAGGCCAACGAGTCGGCCATCCCTCTGTTCCAACTGCTGAACGATACCGAACAGCAAGCGGACCCGTAA
- a CDS encoding VOC family protein: MSTLVTGFHHASLIVADTTRALDFYHRVLGLEVDTTRPDLGYPGAWLNLGDHQIHLLELPNPDPLDGRPVHGGRDRHLACYVGDLDLLIEALERQGIDYTLSRSGRRALFCRDPDQNALEFIQQAAD, from the coding sequence ATGTCGACTCTGGTAACAGGTTTTCACCATGCCAGCCTGATCGTGGCCGATACGACACGGGCGCTGGATTTTTATCACAGAGTATTGGGGCTGGAAGTCGACACCACTCGTCCTGACCTGGGATATCCCGGCGCCTGGCTTAATCTGGGTGATCATCAGATCCATCTCCTGGAACTGCCCAATCCCGACCCGCTCGATGGTCGGCCGGTCCATGGCGGGCGTGATCGCCATCTGGCCTGCTATGTGGGTGATCTGGATCTGCTGATAGAGGCGCTGGAGCGACAGGGTATTGACTATACCCTGAGTCGCTCCGGACGCCGGGCGCTGTTTTGCCGTGATCCCGATCAGAATGCCCTGGAGTTCATCCAGCAGGCGGCAGACTGA
- a CDS encoding MFS transporter, with amino-acid sequence MNPAAFPPLRLAWTIWGLGAAPYFIGFYQRVAPGVMTTELMGDFQLNATALGNLSAFYFYSYVAMQVPTGLLADHWGPRRLLASGASIAGLGTLLFAMAPDALWANLGRLLIGGSVAVAFVGMLKLAGHWLPPKQYSLASGMALFCGVVGAVFAGVPLRLLVDTFGWRPVMLVSAVVTFLVAGAIWLLVRDDPVEKGYASHAVSHDDSTSQPGQGIMAGIRTVLSYRNTWLLHFIPGAGVGTVLTFAGLWGVPFLTTHYGLEKTSAAAICSALLVSWAVGGPVFGWASDHLGRRKPLYLAGCLVQLLGWGVLILVPDLPIWLLVSLLIVVGFFTGNMIIGFAFARESAPARLAGTASGIVNMGVMIGPMLLQPAVGWLLDRNWSGTMSDSVRIYGLEAYRNGFSLMLGWLALALLLILFTRETHCRQMA; translated from the coding sequence ATGAACCCAGCGGCCTTTCCCCCGCTGCGCCTGGCCTGGACGATCTGGGGGTTGGGTGCGGCGCCGTACTTTATCGGTTTTTATCAGCGGGTAGCTCCCGGGGTGATGACCACCGAGTTGATGGGTGATTTTCAGCTCAATGCCACCGCATTGGGCAATCTCTCGGCATTCTATTTCTACAGTTATGTGGCGATGCAGGTTCCGACCGGACTGCTGGCCGATCACTGGGGTCCCCGACGTCTGCTGGCCAGCGGGGCTTCCATCGCCGGACTGGGTACCCTGCTGTTCGCCATGGCGCCGGATGCACTTTGGGCCAATCTGGGGCGTCTGCTGATCGGTGGTTCGGTGGCGGTGGCCTTTGTCGGCATGCTGAAGTTGGCGGGTCACTGGCTGCCGCCCAAGCAATACTCACTGGCTTCCGGTATGGCGCTGTTCTGTGGCGTGGTTGGGGCGGTATTTGCCGGCGTCCCGCTGCGGTTGCTGGTTGATACCTTTGGCTGGCGCCCCGTGATGCTGGTCTCCGCCGTGGTGACCTTTCTGGTTGCCGGGGCTATCTGGCTGCTGGTGCGGGATGATCCGGTGGAGAAGGGTTATGCCAGCCACGCGGTGTCCCATGACGACAGCACCAGTCAGCCCGGGCAGGGGATCATGGCCGGCATCCGCACCGTGCTGAGTTATCGCAATACCTGGCTGCTCCATTTTATACCGGGTGCGGGAGTAGGCACGGTGCTGACTTTTGCCGGCCTCTGGGGCGTGCCCTTTCTCACCACCCACTACGGGCTGGAAAAGACCAGTGCCGCTGCCATCTGCTCGGCGCTGCTGGTCTCCTGGGCGGTTGGCGGCCCGGTGTTCGGCTGGGCGTCGGATCACCTGGGGCGTCGCAAACCGCTCTACCTGGCGGGCTGTCTGGTGCAGTTGCTGGGTTGGGGAGTGCTGATCCTGGTGCCCGACCTGCCCATCTGGCTGCTGGTAAGTCTGTTGATCGTGGTGGGTTTCTTTACCGGTAACATGATTATCGGTTTCGCATTTGCCCGGGAGTCGGCGCCGGCCCGCCTTGCCGGGACCGCCTCGGGGATTGTCAATATGGGGGTGATGATCGGGCCCATGCTGCTGCAGCCAGCGGTGGGTTGGCTGCTGGACAGGAACTGGTCGGGGACGATGAGTGACAGTGTGCGGATTTATGGTCTGGAGGCCTATCGCAACGGCTTCAGTCTGATGCTGGGGTGGCTGGCCCTGGCGCTGCTGCTGATCCTGTTCACCCGGGAGACCCACTGCAGACAGATGGCCTGA